The Mesorhizobium sp. AR02 genomic interval GCAGGACAAGCAGCGGATGATCGGCGAATTGCAGCGCGAGGGGCTGAAGGTGGCCAAGGTCGGCGACGGCATCAACGATGCGCCGGCGCTCGCCGCCGCCGACATCGGTATCGCCATGGGTGGCGGCACCGATGTGGCGCTGGAGACGGCGGATGCGGCGATCCTGCATGGCCGTGTCATGGATGTCGCCCGCATGGTGCGGCTGTCGCGGGCGGTGATGGCCAATATCGGCCAGAACATCATCGTGGCGCTGGGGCTGAAGGCGGTGTTCCTGGTCACCACCATTTTAGGCATCACCGGCCTGTGGCCGGCGATCCTGGCCGACACCGGCGCCACCGTATTGGTCACCGCCAACGCCATGCGTCTCTTGCGCTGGCGCGGGTGAGGGCTTTGTCGTGGGCTACTCGGCGGGTGCCGTCAGCGGCGGCGTGGCGTTGCTGCGCCCTTCCCAGACCTGGGAGACGACTGCGACGACCACGGCGACCAGCATCGCCAAAGCGCCGGCCACCGGCAGGCTGCGGTAGCCGTAGCCGGCATTGAGCATGGCGGCGCCCAGCGACGCCGCCAGCGCGATGCCGACATTGAAGCCGGACGGGATCAGCGAGGAAGCAAGGTTCGACGCGTCGGCCGTCCAGGCCAGGATGCGGGTCTGGATCGGCGTGCCGATGGCGAAGTTGAGGCCGCCCCAGACGACGATCGCGACAACCATCGGCACGGGGTAGGGGCTGACGGCGTAGATGACCGCCAGCGTCACCGCCTGCAAGGCGAGCATGGTGATCAGCGATGGCATCAGCTTCCAGTCCGACAATTTGCCGCCGAGGAAGACGCCAAGGGTGGCGCCGACGCCGTTGAGCAGCAGCACCCAGGGCACCAGGTTCTCGTCGAGCCCGGTGACCTCCAGCAAAGTCGGCGTGATGTAGGTGAACAGGCAGAACTGGCCGAGCATCAACATCAGCATCAGGATCAGCGAGGTCCAGACCTGCTGGCGCGCCAGCACGCGGATTTCGCGCGCAAGGCCGACATGCCTCGCGGATGATCCAGTGGTGCGCGGCAGGAGTGCCGCCATGGCGAGCGTTGCAGCCACGCCCAGCGCGCACATCACCCAGAAGGTGGCGCGCCAGCCCCAGATGTTGCCGATTGCGGTGCCGGCCGGCACGCCGATGACGTTGGACACGGTGAGGCCGGACAGGATGACCGCCACTGCCATGCCGCGTTTGTCCTCGGGAACGAGGCCGACGGCGACCACCATGGCGACGCCGAAATAGGCGCCATGCGCGACCGCAACGGCAATGCGCAAAAGCAGCATCGAGGTGAAGTCGGGCGCCAGCGCACAGGCCGCCTGGCCGATGGTGAAGGCGACGGCCAAGCCGAGCAGCAAGGTCTTGCGCGGCAGCGACTTTGTGGCGAGCGCCAGCAGCGGGCCGCCAATGGCAATGCCGCAGGCATAGCCGGAGACGAGATAGCCGGCGGAGGGAACCGAGACACCAAGCCCTTCCGCCACCTGCGGCAGCACGCCGGCAATGACGAATTCGGTGGTGCCGAAGGCGAATGCAGCGATGAACAGGGCAATGAGCGGAAGCGACATGGGGAAAGCCTTGGCTGGAACGGCCTCAAACCACGGATGGACGGCGGGGGCAATCCAGAAATTTTTGTCGCGACTTTAGGTTTTCTTGACCGGCAGCTTTAGGCTGGAGTCTTGCGGCCATAGGGAATCTTCAACCACGCCCGCTCGTGGAAATAGTAGAGCAGGGACTTGGTGAAGACCTCGGTTATGCCGATGGCTGCGGCGAGCTTGACGCTTCCTGTCACGACCAGGGAAATGATCAGTGTGTCGATGGTGCCGGTCACGCGCCAGGACAGCGCGCCTTGGCGAAACTGCGCGAATGGGTGTCCATCGATTCCTCCGAAAGCCTGGGCCAATCGATCCTTATCCTGACTGGCGGAAGCGGAGCAAAGGTATTTTGCCGTCGAAGTGAGGCGCAGTGAGGCGACTTCAGCTCGCCTTCAGCCTCGACCCCGTCAGCAGGCCGCGCTCTTCCAGCACCGGATAGGCCATCGAGGCCAGCAGCGAGTTGATCTGCTTCAGGTCGCGGATGGTGTCGAGGTGGATCGAGCTGGTTTCGACGCTCTTGGCGGTGCCTTCGCGCAGCCGCAGGAAATGGCTGGCGCTGGTTTCCTTCTCGCGGTCGCGCAACTGGTCCTTCTCCAGCACCAGCTGGCGGGCCGTTTCGGGATCGCGCGAGACCAGGACGTTGAAGGCAAGCCGGGCATTGGCCAGCACCGAGCTGTGGAAGGCGCACAATTCGCTCCAGCCCTCGTCGGTGAATTCCAGCCCGCGGTCGACCTTCTTCTTCACATGCACCAGCATGTTGCGCACGATGATGTCGCCGACTTGCTCGAGCTTGATGCAAGCGCCAATCAGTTCCTGGCAGCGCAGGGCCTCGTCCTCGGTCAGCTGGTTCTTGGTGAGCTTGGCGAGATAAAGTTTGATCGCCGCGTGCTTGCGGTCGACACGGTCGTCGAGGGCCGCCAGCGCCTTGATCTTGTCGGCGTCGGCGCTCTCGTAGAGTTCCATGATGCGCTTCAGCATGATCTCGACGGTTTCACAGACCCGCACCACCTCGCGCGTTGCATTGCCCAGCGCCTGGCTCGGCACATCAAGTGCGCTCTCATTAAGGGCCGAAAGCTCGATGATATCGAGCGAGGCGGCCGGGGCCGGCTTGGTGCCGAGCGCCACGATCTTTTCCGAGGCGCGGTAGACGAAGCCGGCCAGCGGCAGGCCGGCAAGCAGGATGATGACGTTGAACAGGATGTGGGCGTTGACGATCTGGTCCGCCGCCGTCGTGCCGAGGAAGCCGACATGCGGGCGGACGATCATGAACAGGATCAGCATGACCAGCGAGCCCAGCCCGCGCATCAGGAGATTGCCGATCGGCACGACGCGCACGGCGGGTCCGGCCGAGCGGGTCAGCATCGGCGCGATGATCGAGGAGCCGAGATTGACGCCGAGGATGAGGACGACGCCGAGTTCCGGGCTGATCAGGCCGCGGCCGGCCAGCGTCGCCATCAAGAGAACCGCCGCGATGCTCGACTGGAACAGCCAGGTGATCAGCGCCGCCAAGAGATAGGCGGTGATGGAATCGCTGGAGAAGTAATTGATGATGACCGGCATCAGCTGGCTGTTGCGCAGCGGCTCCGACGCCTGGCCGATCATTTCCAGCGACAGGATCAGAAGGCCGATGCCGACCAGGATGCGGCCGGTCTGGCGCCAGTCGCGCCGCTCCGTGGCCATGAACATCACCGTGCCGGTGATCAGGCAGAGCGGCACCAGCAGCGTGAGATCGAAGGTCAGCAGTTTGACCACGAGCGCCGAGCCGATCTCGGCGCCGCGCACCGCCAACTGGCCGGCCGCACCCGAGACGATGCCGGAACCGGCGAAGGAGCCGACCAAAAGCGTCACGGCGGTCGAGCTTTGCAGGGCGATGGCAAGGCCGGTGCCGGCCAGCACCGCCATGATCGGATTGCGCATGGTGGCGCGCAGTCTGTGGCGCAGCACGTCGCCATAGGCGCGCTCGACGCCGGTCTTCACCATGCGGGTGGCAAACAGCATCAGCGCGACCGCGCCGGCCAGATGCAGAAGGACGACGGACCCGCTCATTTCGGCGCCTGCATGCGGACAGGGCGCGCGGTGCGGACGGCACGGCGAACAGGAGGGAAAGCAAGGGTACGAATCATGGTCATGGCAACCGTGGATAATAGCCGGAATATTTTAGCCGGATAATAAAATTTTGTCGATTTCAAGGGGCCGTCGCGGCGCGACAGGGCGTGTCGGAAAAGGGACGGATGCGCAAATGGTTGCATCGCTGGTCCACGGCACCATCGCGGATCGGCAGCGTTTGCCCCGCGGCTCGCTGTCAACTTTGCGATGATGTTCAAATCTCCGGAATAAGCAGAGGATTTCATTACACAATTGTAATGCCGCTGTTCAGTTTCGGTTCATCCCCTGGCCGCTATTCCTCGGGCATCGACAACCAAGGAGACTTCTCATGAAACGCATTGTTCTTTCTGTCCTCGCCGTCGCGATGCTCGCCGCCACGTCGCTCACCGGCCAGGCCGCGCCGATGAACGCGCCGGTCGCGCCGCAGTCGAATTACACCAAGGTCGACTGGCAGAAGCCCGGCCACCACAAGGATGTGAAGAAGCGCGTCTTCAAGAAGAAGGTCGTCGTGAAGCGCAACAACTGGCGCAATGGCCAGAAATATTCGGGCTGGAGGCAGCACCAGCCGATCCGCGACTATGGCCGCTACGGCCTGCATCGTCCCGGCCGCGGCCAGGAATGGATCCGCGTCGGCAACGACTATGTGCTGGTCGGCATCCTGTCGGGCGTCAT includes:
- a CDS encoding MFS transporter; this translates as MSLPLIALFIAAFAFGTTEFVIAGVLPQVAEGLGVSVPSAGYLVSGYACGIAIGGPLLALATKSLPRKTLLLGLAVAFTIGQAACALAPDFTSMLLLRIAVAVAHGAYFGVAMVVAVGLVPEDKRGMAVAVILSGLTVSNVIGVPAGTAIGNIWGWRATFWVMCALGVAATLAMAALLPRTTGSSARHVGLAREIRVLARQQVWTSLILMLMLMLGQFCLFTYITPTLLEVTGLDENLVPWVLLLNGVGATLGVFLGGKLSDWKLMPSLITMLALQAVTLAVIYAVSPYPVPMVVAIVVWGGLNFAIGTPIQTRILAWTADASNLASSLIPSGFNVGIALAASLGAAMLNAGYGYRSLPVAGALAMLVAVVVAVVSQVWEGRSNATPPLTAPAE
- a CDS encoding DUF2061 domain-containing protein, whose product is MAQAFGGIDGHPFAQFRQGALSWRVTGTIDTLIISLVVTGSVKLAAAIGITEVFTKSLLYYFHERAWLKIPYGRKTPA
- a CDS encoding Na/Pi cotransporter family protein, translating into MSGSVVLLHLAGAVALMLFATRMVKTGVERAYGDVLRHRLRATMRNPIMAVLAGTGLAIALQSSTAVTLLVGSFAGSGIVSGAAGQLAVRGAEIGSALVVKLLTFDLTLLVPLCLITGTVMFMATERRDWRQTGRILVGIGLLILSLEMIGQASEPLRNSQLMPVIINYFSSDSITAYLLAALITWLFQSSIAAVLLMATLAGRGLISPELGVVLILGVNLGSSIIAPMLTRSAGPAVRVVPIGNLLMRGLGSLVMLILFMIVRPHVGFLGTTAADQIVNAHILFNVIILLAGLPLAGFVYRASEKIVALGTKPAPAASLDIIELSALNESALDVPSQALGNATREVVRVCETVEIMLKRIMELYESADADKIKALAALDDRVDRKHAAIKLYLAKLTKNQLTEDEALRCQELIGACIKLEQVGDIIVRNMLVHVKKKVDRGLEFTDEGWSELCAFHSSVLANARLAFNVLVSRDPETARQLVLEKDQLRDREKETSASHFLRLREGTAKSVETSSIHLDTIRDLKQINSLLASMAYPVLEERGLLTGSRLKAS
- a CDS encoding RcnB family protein; translation: MKRIVLSVLAVAMLAATSLTGQAAPMNAPVAPQSNYTKVDWQKPGHHKDVKKRVFKKKVVVKRNNWRNGQKYSGWRQHQPIRDYGRYGLHRPGRGQEWIRVGNDYVLVGILSGVIFGALAAQ